In Marinomonas posidonica IVIA-Po-181, a single window of DNA contains:
- a CDS encoding PAS domain-containing hybrid sensor histidine kinase/response regulator, with the protein MALPRIFYVLVALFVVTFCLLMIFQLISLLRFKHLQRRYSRAILATKGGVWEWFPASNRLYMSSEFFLQLGFEENQTPKKLTDWLALLSSQDQIAFKEWQKKLLNQGVKSDDWSTLRLRLKNPQGTFYWVEIRGSVVRRDARQGVKSAAGIMEDIGYWVDTENELIAAREQAQQRELTLSTLLNNMPDVVWYKDEAGRYLNCNQVFFDFHRLKVEAVQGKTDVELNLDGLGEIYHQRDQSALLTGQTVQDQSWGYSETLQEDRLFEIHRVPVIESSIYFRGTLSIARDITERQDLINQLKLFKSFADNSAQGFAMGSLTGEVSYLNKSIRALLGIAEDTKDKELAQYRHLDFYPQSMHEFIKMTVIPYVREHGVWQGELQAKSLDGYVFPTYETYFILKDETDKPTSVGNIMSDITDQKQVSQQLEQAKEAAEQANQAKSHFLANMSHEIRTPLNAIIGYAQLIGEENTLTGVARNRFMAIASAGERLLSLINDILDIARIESGRLVLHEQKMDLCKEVKQVGKLLQGQAESKGLIFQVTCDLQERQMVRSDPVKFHQILTNLVGNAVKFTQQGYVKVIVSISHERIHIRIEDTGPGIESELMEHLFTPFVQGKAGELSGGTGLGLALSTTLVKLMEGKLSVKSSLGVGTQILVDLPLLAVEDTLEDGVQTDDFSMGMRLNDPISVLVVEDDAWSRDILVSLLEKAGCQIVEAKDGEEAIQAFQLQRPDIVMTDIRMPKKSGVDLLHLIRQEEGAEAIPVIAVTASTLEHEQQALLEQGFWEVVAKPYQIEDIYRTLTRYLDVQFVPQLDGHLTDFDKTVSKEPAYAEASEVLGMTSDKSLDADALPQIDWQPLLMAAQSGDVEAVEQAFAALKDQLAEEDYQPLKQAIESFDFGFVEQRIVNDQNDQ; encoded by the coding sequence ATGGCGTTACCAAGAATATTTTATGTGCTGGTGGCTTTGTTTGTGGTCACGTTTTGTCTACTAATGATTTTTCAGCTGATTTCTCTGCTGCGTTTCAAACATCTGCAACGACGCTATTCTAGAGCGATACTGGCGACCAAGGGTGGCGTTTGGGAGTGGTTTCCGGCCTCTAACCGACTTTACATGTCATCGGAATTCTTCTTGCAGCTTGGTTTTGAAGAGAATCAAACCCCTAAAAAACTCACAGACTGGCTTGCTCTTCTGTCAAGTCAAGATCAGATCGCGTTCAAAGAATGGCAAAAAAAACTTCTTAATCAAGGTGTGAAAAGCGATGATTGGAGCACCCTAAGGCTAAGGCTGAAAAATCCTCAAGGAACCTTTTATTGGGTGGAAATACGTGGCAGTGTGGTGCGGCGAGATGCGCGTCAAGGGGTAAAAAGTGCGGCTGGTATTATGGAAGACATTGGTTATTGGGTGGACACAGAGAATGAGCTGATCGCAGCGCGAGAACAAGCACAGCAACGAGAGCTTACTTTATCTACTCTATTAAATAATATGCCCGACGTGGTTTGGTACAAGGATGAAGCGGGCCGTTACTTAAATTGTAATCAAGTCTTTTTCGATTTCCACCGCTTAAAGGTTGAAGCCGTTCAGGGTAAAACTGATGTTGAACTTAATCTTGACGGCCTTGGTGAGATTTATCATCAGCGTGATCAATCGGCTTTGCTGACTGGTCAAACGGTTCAAGATCAGTCTTGGGGGTATTCAGAAACCTTACAAGAAGATAGGTTATTTGAAATTCATCGCGTGCCGGTAATTGAATCCTCAATTTATTTTCGCGGTACATTGAGTATTGCTCGAGACATCACTGAGCGCCAGGACCTTATTAATCAACTCAAATTATTTAAAAGCTTTGCCGATAATTCCGCGCAAGGCTTTGCTATGGGAAGTTTGACTGGGGAAGTAAGCTATTTAAACAAGTCCATTCGTGCTTTGTTGGGCATTGCCGAAGACACCAAAGACAAAGAGCTGGCCCAATATCGTCACTTAGATTTTTACCCGCAATCGATGCATGAGTTTATCAAAATGACGGTGATTCCTTATGTTAGAGAGCATGGTGTTTGGCAAGGAGAGTTGCAGGCGAAAAGCTTGGACGGTTATGTTTTCCCAACCTATGAAACCTATTTTATTCTGAAAGACGAGACGGATAAGCCGACTTCGGTCGGCAATATCATGAGTGATATCACAGATCAAAAACAAGTTTCACAACAACTTGAACAAGCGAAAGAGGCCGCAGAACAGGCCAACCAAGCGAAAAGTCATTTTTTAGCGAATATGAGTCATGAGATTCGAACGCCATTGAATGCCATCATTGGATATGCACAGTTAATTGGCGAGGAGAACACTCTTACCGGCGTTGCGCGAAATCGTTTTATGGCGATTGCCTCAGCGGGGGAGCGTTTATTGAGTCTCATTAATGACATTTTGGACATTGCACGAATTGAGTCGGGTCGTCTTGTATTGCATGAGCAAAAGATGGACTTGTGCAAAGAAGTAAAGCAAGTTGGAAAGTTATTACAAGGCCAAGCCGAGTCGAAAGGCTTGATATTCCAGGTAACATGCGATTTACAAGAACGCCAAATGGTTCGCTCAGATCCGGTTAAGTTCCATCAGATATTGACGAATTTAGTGGGTAATGCAGTGAAGTTTACTCAGCAAGGCTATGTGAAGGTCATTGTCAGTATCTCCCATGAACGCATTCACATTCGAATAGAAGATACTGGCCCAGGTATTGAATCGGAATTAATGGAGCACCTTTTTACACCGTTTGTGCAAGGTAAGGCTGGCGAGTTATCTGGTGGTACTGGACTTGGGTTAGCATTATCAACGACCTTGGTGAAACTGATGGAAGGTAAGCTCAGTGTGAAAAGCAGCCTAGGAGTTGGTACGCAAATATTAGTTGATTTGCCGTTGTTGGCAGTGGAAGACACACTTGAAGATGGGGTCCAAACTGACGATTTCTCAATGGGGATGAGGCTGAATGATCCGATTAGCGTATTGGTTGTCGAGGACGATGCTTGGTCACGTGATATTTTGGTGTCTTTGCTTGAAAAAGCAGGCTGTCAGATTGTGGAAGCGAAAGATGGTGAAGAGGCGATTCAGGCATTTCAGTTGCAACGACCTGATATTGTGATGACAGACATTCGCATGCCCAAAAAATCGGGTGTGGACCTATTGCATTTGATTCGGCAAGAAGAGGGTGCAGAAGCCATTCCCGTGATTGCCGTCACGGCATCAACATTAGAACATGAACAGCAGGCTTTGTTAGAGCAAGGTTTCTGGGAAGTCGTGGCCAAACCTTATCAAATTGAAGACATCTATCGTACGCTTACTCGGTATTTGGATGTGCAGTTTGTCCCACAATTGGATGGTCATCTTACGGATTTTGATAAAACGGTTAGTAAAGAACCCGCTTATGCTGAAGCATCAGAAGTACTTGGCATGACATCGGATAAATCTCTGGATGCAGATGCATTACCACAGATTGATTGGCAACCTTTATTAATGGCGGCGCAAAGTGGTGACGTAGAGGCTGTCGAGCAGGCGTTTGCTGCGTTAAAAGATCAACTAGCCGAGGAGGATTATCAGCCTCTCAAACAAGCCATTGAATCCTTTGATTTTGGTTTTGTTGAGCAACGGATCGTGAATGACCAGAATGATCAATAA
- a CDS encoding precorrin-6A/cobalt-precorrin-6A reductase produces the protein MKRILLLGGTADARRLADALHQSGFHVIYSLAGLVRVPKVDCELVVGGFTQFGGLARYLQQQSIQVVLDVTHPYAKNMSQKAVLAAKQLGIPCWRFHRPSWQKQQGDDWYDYQDDAALLKQLATYRRPLLSAGQMSEATLLQLVNLGQIESLVWRTAVAPKFALPSLVTWLKAIGPFAFEDEKTLLEQHQIDVIVSKNSGGKATYAKLYAAREMKIPVLMQARPVLPSADREFMDLEDCQQACLAAWR, from the coding sequence ATGAAGCGCATTTTATTACTGGGTGGTACCGCCGATGCGCGACGTTTAGCCGATGCTTTGCATCAATCTGGCTTCCATGTGATCTACAGTTTGGCCGGTTTAGTACGCGTTCCCAAAGTCGACTGTGAGCTGGTGGTCGGTGGTTTCACTCAGTTTGGTGGCCTTGCGAGGTATTTACAGCAGCAGTCGATTCAAGTTGTGTTGGATGTGACGCATCCTTATGCTAAAAACATGAGTCAAAAAGCCGTGTTAGCCGCTAAACAGCTTGGCATTCCGTGCTGGCGTTTTCATCGACCAAGTTGGCAAAAACAACAAGGTGATGACTGGTATGATTATCAAGATGACGCGGCACTGTTAAAACAGCTTGCAACTTATCGACGTCCATTATTGAGTGCGGGTCAGATGTCGGAAGCGACCTTGTTACAGCTGGTAAATCTAGGGCAAATTGAGTCCTTGGTTTGGCGAACAGCGGTTGCTCCTAAGTTTGCTTTACCCTCCTTAGTGACTTGGTTAAAAGCCATTGGGCCTTTTGCTTTCGAAGACGAAAAAACACTACTGGAACAGCATCAGATTGATGTGATTGTGAGTAAAAATAGTGGTGGAAAGGCGACGTATGCGAAGCTTTACGCCGCCCGAGAAATGAAAATTCCGGTTCTAATGCAGGCTCGTCCTGTTTTACCGTCAGCCGATCGTGAATTCATGGATTTAGAGGATTGCCAACAAGCTTGTCTAGCTGCATGGCGATGA
- a CDS encoding cobyrinate a,c-diamide synthase: MTTPVAYCPALFLTAPASNQGKTTITAALARYFTQQGKLVRVFKTGPDYLDPQILAQASQQPVEPLDIWMAGVEYCQDKLYQAAREADLILVEGAMGMFDGEPSSADLAARFGLPMVIVMDVKGMAQTAAAVVSGLANFRDDVEVSGFIANRCGSERHAQLIRDALPEGLPLLATLKRDEEVVLPERHLGLVQANEVRDELEVRFNSAVEWLNSSPDKGLLTLPKAVAFYPATSYSAATSEPITQSLAGKTIGIAKDAAFSFIYDANLVTLQSLGAKLVFFSPLKDHHLPDVDALWLPGGYPELYTQALSENTLMREAIRAFYQSGKSILAECGGMLYSLETLTDLEEKTYPMLGILTGQGAMRGKRGCQGMQTAVLPQGEIRAHAHHRSRSANTPTPVAYGRRQRHPAPGEAIYQTRGLTASYLHLFFPSNPEAIAQVFLGNRVSMDEAS, translated from the coding sequence ATGACTACTCCTGTCGCTTATTGTCCAGCTTTATTTTTAACCGCACCAGCCTCGAATCAGGGGAAAACGACGATCACGGCGGCCTTAGCTCGTTATTTTACGCAACAAGGTAAACTGGTGCGGGTGTTTAAAACGGGCCCAGATTACTTAGACCCTCAGATCTTAGCGCAAGCATCACAGCAACCGGTTGAACCCTTGGATATTTGGATGGCCGGCGTAGAGTATTGCCAAGACAAACTCTATCAGGCAGCACGGGAAGCGGACTTGATTCTCGTTGAAGGGGCCATGGGGATGTTTGATGGTGAGCCGTCCAGTGCTGACTTGGCCGCTCGGTTTGGCTTGCCAATGGTGATTGTCATGGATGTAAAAGGCATGGCTCAAACCGCTGCCGCAGTGGTCAGCGGCCTAGCGAATTTTCGGGACGATGTTGAGGTCAGTGGTTTTATTGCCAACCGATGTGGCAGTGAACGACATGCTCAGTTGATACGCGATGCTTTGCCGGAGGGATTGCCTTTATTAGCGACCTTAAAACGGGATGAAGAGGTCGTTTTACCGGAACGTCACCTTGGTTTGGTGCAAGCGAATGAAGTGCGAGACGAATTGGAAGTACGTTTTAATTCGGCGGTTGAGTGGCTAAACTCTTCGCCAGACAAAGGGCTATTAACCTTGCCCAAAGCGGTTGCCTTCTACCCTGCAACGAGTTATTCAGCAGCCACTTCAGAACCGATAACGCAGAGTTTAGCCGGAAAAACCATAGGCATTGCCAAAGACGCGGCGTTTAGCTTTATTTACGATGCAAACTTAGTGACTTTGCAGTCGTTAGGCGCCAAGTTGGTATTTTTTTCGCCGTTAAAGGATCATCATTTACCAGACGTCGACGCATTATGGCTGCCGGGTGGTTATCCTGAACTGTACACACAAGCGCTGTCAGAAAATACTCTGATGCGAGAGGCTATTCGGGCTTTTTATCAATCTGGGAAAAGCATCTTGGCGGAATGTGGTGGCATGTTGTACAGCCTAGAAACACTGACCGATTTAGAAGAGAAAACTTATCCAATGTTGGGGATTTTAACGGGGCAGGGAGCCATGCGTGGCAAGCGAGGTTGCCAAGGTATGCAAACCGCTGTGCTACCGCAAGGAGAAATACGCGCCCATGCCCATCATAGGTCACGCAGTGCCAATACACCCACACCGGTGGCTTATGGTCGTCGTCAACGACACCCAGCACCGGGTGAGGCGATTTATCAAACTCGCGGGCTTACTGCCAGCTATTTGCATTTATTCTTTCCATCAAACCCAGAAGCCATAGCACAAGTCTTTTTAGGGAACAGGGTAAGCATGGACGAGGCCAGCTAA
- a CDS encoding cobalt-precorrin-5B (C(1))-methyltransferase, with the protein MWPESGEEKAPLRTGLTTGSCATACCVAAAQYLFAQRQDDKVSILLPKGKRVDLVIESYQAIAQGVCTSTIKDAGDDPDVTHGARIFVELSLCADPGVFFHAAEGVGTVTRTGLVLAVGEPAINPVPRQMMTEHLLGFAETYLYQGGFNVAVGIENGAVIAQKTMNPRLGIQGGLSILGTTGIVRPFSCAAYIASIHQGIDVARANGLSHMAATTGNASETAIKDHYGLDDMALLEMGDFVGAVLKHIRKVEVQGATQLTKLSVCGGFGKISKLAQGHMDLNSRVSSIDLAALAELAATLGASDALQKRMQAANTSVQAMGFAQQENLLLADAVCAQAVTFARRYIPDHMALEVWAIDRQGQFVGFAKDGTS; encoded by the coding sequence GTGTGGCCGGAAAGCGGTGAAGAGAAGGCGCCACTGCGTACTGGCCTGACGACAGGCAGTTGTGCCACAGCTTGTTGTGTGGCGGCGGCACAATATCTGTTCGCTCAGCGTCAAGACGACAAGGTTAGTATCTTGTTGCCCAAGGGCAAACGTGTCGATCTTGTGATTGAGTCTTATCAAGCCATTGCGCAAGGCGTGTGTACGAGCACGATCAAGGATGCAGGAGATGATCCAGATGTCACTCACGGTGCGAGAATTTTTGTGGAACTGAGCTTATGCGCAGATCCGGGTGTGTTTTTTCATGCGGCAGAAGGGGTTGGGACAGTGACGCGAACCGGTTTGGTGTTGGCGGTCGGTGAACCCGCGATTAATCCAGTACCTCGCCAAATGATGACAGAGCATTTGCTCGGTTTTGCTGAAACGTATCTGTATCAAGGCGGCTTCAATGTGGCTGTTGGCATTGAAAATGGTGCAGTCATTGCGCAGAAAACCATGAATCCGCGTTTGGGCATTCAGGGAGGATTGTCCATTTTGGGAACCACTGGCATAGTGCGGCCTTTTTCCTGCGCCGCTTACATTGCTTCCATTCATCAAGGAATTGATGTGGCTCGAGCCAATGGTTTGTCGCACATGGCGGCGACTACCGGCAATGCCAGTGAAACAGCAATAAAAGATCATTACGGCTTAGACGACATGGCGTTATTGGAAATGGGAGATTTTGTCGGTGCTGTATTGAAGCACATCCGTAAGGTGGAAGTTCAAGGGGCAACACAGCTAACCAAACTGAGTGTGTGTGGCGGTTTTGGTAAAATCAGCAAATTGGCTCAAGGTCACATGGATTTGAATAGCCGAGTTTCCAGTATTGATTTAGCCGCTTTGGCGGAATTAGCCGCTACTTTAGGTGCTAGTGATGCTTTGCAAAAACGCATGCAAGCCGCGAACACCAGCGTCCAAGCAATGGGGTTTGCTCAACAGGAAAACCTTCTTTTAGCCGATGCGGTGTGTGCTCAAGCTGTGACCTTTGCGCGTCGCTATATTCCTGATCATATGGCATTGGAAGTGTGGGCCATCGATCGCCAAGGTCAGTTTGTTGGTTTTGCTAAGGACGGGACCTCATGA
- a CDS encoding AAA family ATPase: protein MIPNTTPDFPFTAIAGQELLKLALTLNAVNPLIGGVLISGPRGSAKSTLARGLAGVMPALLSDAPVPFATLPLGTSEDRLLGALDLEQVLQDKQVAFKPGLLSQAHGGVLYVDEVNLLADHLVDQLLDVAASGINRIERDGVSHQHESKFLLVGTMNPDEGELRPQLKDRFGFMVTLTNQYSLEERVQIVRLRDEFDLDPSAFCDAFKYKQRNLKNSIRLARQKLTQVRCSDAMRMAIAEHCQQANIDGVRGDIVWVRAAMAHAAWRGDEQVSLEDVTVVAELVLAHRRHLSSPNPPASQPPGAQPPEPSRRPDSSKSPAELDAEQSASPQEGDWGAMTPESMRSESSIQLNLAGQLSSPVDAPKKSLREVTPGKHKGQQQGGYRLDASVSGEGIDWFRSLLSQPQQWPPQELKSKAAQTGQPMLHLILLDTSASTLEQAMFAKAKGVILDIAQQAYIAREQIAILGFGQQGVSSILPKVRAPKDILAVLDDIPAGGGTPFRQVLEKAQAYLQQQHQLTSGLRSQTYLLTDGRTQANVSDLILAGDVALIDTESSAIKRGRGKVIAQAINAQYVPLNTLFETSL from the coding sequence ATGATACCAAATACCACACCTGACTTTCCTTTTACCGCCATTGCGGGGCAGGAATTGCTTAAGCTTGCACTGACCTTAAACGCCGTTAATCCTTTGATTGGTGGTGTGTTAATTAGCGGTCCTCGTGGTTCGGCGAAGTCCACTTTAGCGCGAGGTTTAGCTGGGGTTATGCCAGCCTTGTTAAGTGACGCTCCGGTGCCATTTGCGACCTTGCCGCTTGGCACCAGTGAAGACCGTTTGTTGGGTGCATTGGATTTGGAGCAAGTATTGCAAGATAAGCAGGTAGCCTTTAAACCTGGTTTATTAAGTCAGGCCCATGGTGGTGTGTTGTATGTGGATGAAGTCAATTTGCTGGCCGATCACTTGGTGGATCAATTGTTGGATGTGGCAGCCAGTGGCATCAATCGAATAGAGCGTGATGGCGTTAGCCATCAACATGAGTCGAAATTTCTTCTTGTGGGAACCATGAACCCTGACGAAGGTGAGCTCCGGCCACAGCTAAAGGATCGATTTGGCTTTATGGTCACTTTGACGAATCAGTATAGTTTAGAAGAGCGCGTGCAAATTGTGCGCTTGCGAGATGAATTTGACTTAGATCCCAGTGCTTTTTGTGATGCCTTTAAGTACAAACAGCGCAACCTTAAAAACAGCATTCGTTTAGCGCGGCAAAAACTCACCCAGGTACGTTGTTCGGATGCTATGCGCATGGCCATTGCTGAGCATTGTCAGCAGGCCAATATAGATGGTGTACGAGGGGATATTGTTTGGGTCAGAGCCGCTATGGCTCATGCCGCATGGCGTGGCGATGAGCAAGTCTCATTGGAAGATGTGACTGTGGTGGCTGAGTTAGTACTGGCGCATCGCCGTCATCTATCTTCCCCGAATCCACCGGCTTCCCAACCGCCAGGGGCTCAACCTCCTGAACCATCGAGACGTCCTGATTCATCGAAATCACCAGCAGAGTTAGACGCTGAGCAGTCTGCTTCACCACAAGAGGGGGATTGGGGAGCGATGACACCCGAGTCAATGCGCAGTGAATCATCGATTCAATTGAATCTAGCTGGCCAACTTTCGTCTCCCGTTGATGCACCTAAAAAAAGTCTGAGAGAGGTGACGCCGGGAAAGCATAAAGGTCAGCAACAGGGCGGTTATCGCCTTGATGCGAGTGTCAGTGGTGAAGGTATTGATTGGTTTCGCAGTCTCCTTAGTCAGCCACAGCAATGGCCGCCACAAGAGTTAAAATCGAAAGCGGCGCAGACTGGACAACCCATGTTGCATTTAATTTTATTGGATACGTCTGCCTCGACGTTAGAGCAAGCTATGTTCGCAAAAGCCAAAGGCGTCATTTTAGACATCGCACAACAGGCGTATATAGCCAGAGAACAAATAGCGATTCTAGGCTTTGGACAACAGGGGGTGTCGTCTATCTTGCCAAAAGTCCGAGCGCCAAAAGACATTTTAGCCGTGTTGGATGATATTCCTGCGGGTGGCGGTACACCATTTCGACAAGTGTTGGAAAAGGCGCAAGCCTATTTACAACAACAGCATCAATTAACCTCTGGCCTGCGCAGTCAGACGTATTTATTAACCGATGGCCGTACTCAGGCCAATGTGTCAGATTTAATATTGGCTGGCGATGTGGCTTTGATTGATACAGAAAGCTCGGCCATCAAGCGTGGTCGAGGCAAAGTCATTGCCCAAGCGATAAACGCGCAGTATGTGCCTTTGAATACCCTGTTTGAGACTTCTTTATGA
- a CDS encoding GGDEF domain-containing response regulator, producing MDDSVPTVLIVDDVPENLRILKDVISSLDCQLLVANSGERALELLERTQPCLVLLDVMMGGIDGFETCRRIRTLPNGKDLPVIFVTALADEINRGFEAGGHDYISKPFRLEEVRARVCHQLERFQLVNELKDLTVSLEDKVRERTADLNLLNRNLRKEINERRYMQDRLKYLAQHDFVTQLYNRDALDEHVSLLISIVQSNQATQVPYFVLIDVNEFRLINDSCGCIAGDELLHQIAELITELMDPKNDFGARLSGDKFVIVLRDGGVSAVESFFRAFNQLLEDFLFNWDDRQFRMSVTQVAMPITEDMVSFEQVVMLADEVCYSSKKAGVHSRIIRNAQDLAYEEHRGNLNWGLRIIDGLEKDLFEVHFQQVCSLVQQEPKKKIEILVRLKDESSGGLIYPNEFIRAAERFGIISKIDRWVIRHTMAELSERTELWQEVDQVALNVSALSVRQADFSDFILEQLEYNQLDGSKFCFEVTETEALNNFTDTRQFMSKLHEQGCSIALDDFGTGFSSFAYLMDLPFDLIKIDGMFIKDMHVNEIHFGMVDSIVKLAKMMNKPVVAEFVENQEIVDQLKRLGVEWGQGYHFHKPEKL from the coding sequence ATGGATGACTCTGTTCCGACGGTTTTGATTGTAGATGATGTGCCGGAAAATTTACGCATATTAAAAGACGTCATTTCTTCATTGGATTGCCAGTTGTTAGTGGCAAATTCAGGAGAAAGGGCGCTTGAATTACTGGAGAGGACTCAACCTTGTCTGGTGTTATTGGATGTCATGATGGGCGGAATCGATGGCTTTGAAACCTGCCGACGAATTCGAACACTGCCCAATGGTAAAGACCTTCCCGTGATATTCGTAACAGCCTTAGCAGATGAGATTAATCGAGGTTTTGAAGCTGGCGGTCATGATTACATCAGCAAGCCATTTCGATTAGAAGAGGTTCGTGCGCGAGTTTGTCATCAGTTAGAAAGGTTTCAGCTGGTCAATGAGCTAAAAGATTTAACCGTTAGTCTGGAAGATAAAGTCCGTGAACGTACCGCGGATTTGAACTTGTTGAATCGGAACTTGCGTAAAGAAATCAATGAGCGCCGTTATATGCAGGATCGGCTAAAGTATCTGGCTCAACATGATTTTGTGACTCAGCTTTATAATCGCGATGCACTGGACGAGCATGTGTCACTGCTGATCTCAATAGTGCAATCTAATCAAGCCACCCAAGTACCGTATTTTGTTCTGATTGATGTGAATGAATTTCGCTTGATAAACGACTCTTGTGGTTGCATTGCTGGTGATGAATTGTTGCATCAAATAGCGGAATTGATCACTGAATTAATGGACCCTAAAAACGATTTTGGCGCACGTTTGAGTGGCGATAAGTTTGTCATAGTGTTGCGTGATGGCGGTGTGTCGGCGGTGGAGTCTTTTTTTCGTGCGTTTAATCAGTTACTAGAAGACTTTTTATTCAATTGGGATGATCGTCAGTTCCGAATGAGTGTGACACAGGTTGCTATGCCCATAACGGAAGACATGGTGTCTTTTGAGCAAGTGGTGATGCTGGCAGATGAAGTGTGTTACTCCAGCAAAAAAGCCGGTGTTCACTCTCGGATCATCCGTAATGCGCAGGATCTGGCTTACGAGGAACACAGAGGCAATTTGAATTGGGGGCTGCGCATTATTGATGGCCTTGAAAAAGATTTATTCGAAGTACATTTCCAGCAAGTGTGTTCGTTAGTACAGCAAGAGCCTAAGAAGAAAATCGAAATTCTTGTGCGCTTAAAAGATGAATCGAGTGGTGGCTTAATTTATCCGAATGAGTTTATTCGCGCCGCTGAACGCTTTGGCATCATTTCCAAGATTGATCGTTGGGTCATTCGTCATACTATGGCTGAGTTGTCGGAACGTACCGAGCTTTGGCAAGAAGTCGATCAAGTGGCGCTTAATGTGTCCGCATTGTCTGTTCGTCAGGCCGATTTTTCTGACTTTATACTTGAACAGTTAGAATATAATCAATTAGACGGGAGTAAATTTTGTTTTGAGGTCACGGAAACGGAAGCCTTAAATAACTTTACCGATACTCGTCAATTTATGTCCAAATTGCATGAACAGGGTTGCAGCATCGCCTTAGATGATTTTGGCACAGGCTTTTCTTCTTTCGCGTACTTGATGGATTTACCCTTTGATCTGATCAAAATAGACGGCATGTTCATTAAGGATATGCACGTCAATGAAATTCATTTTGGTATGGTGGACTCCATCGTCAAACTGGCCAAAATGATGAACAAGCCTGTGGTGGCCGAGTTTGTTGAAAACCAAGAGATTGTTGATCAACTCAAGCGACTTGGCGTGGAATGGGGGCAAGGCTATCATTTCCATAAACCTGAAAAGCTATAA
- a CDS encoding precorrin-8X methylmutase, translated as MPQTSDQKLAASSPFQYEHNPQTIEADSFRQIRALTSLEEFNQDQQQVVMRIVHSLGLPDVAEQVRFSANATQAGRQALSNNGHILCDVEMVKQGVTKRMIHQEPLCFLNHSKTAELAKQKSETRSMAALSLWQDHLAGSVVLIGNAPTALFRLLEMIAQGAPKPALIIGMPVGFVGAAESKDALWQAHQALGVECITLLGRMGGSAVTSASCNALLRCNLGEYY; from the coding sequence ATGCCCCAAACATCCGATCAAAAACTTGCAGCGTCTAGCCCATTTCAATATGAGCATAATCCACAAACTATTGAAGCTGACAGTTTTCGTCAGATCCGAGCGTTGACGTCACTGGAGGAGTTTAATCAGGATCAGCAGCAAGTGGTGATGCGCATTGTGCATAGCTTGGGCTTGCCCGATGTGGCAGAACAGGTTCGTTTTAGCGCAAATGCCACTCAAGCCGGTCGACAAGCATTGTCTAACAATGGTCACATTCTATGTGATGTGGAAATGGTGAAACAAGGTGTCACCAAACGTATGATTCATCAAGAACCTTTGTGTTTCTTAAATCACTCAAAAACCGCTGAGTTGGCCAAGCAAAAAAGCGAGACACGTTCTATGGCAGCCTTGTCTCTTTGGCAAGATCATCTTGCTGGCAGTGTGGTCTTGATTGGTAATGCGCCGACGGCTTTGTTTCGCCTTTTAGAGATGATTGCACAAGGCGCACCAAAACCTGCTTTAATCATCGGCATGCCGGTTGGCTTTGTCGGCGCGGCAGAATCCAAAGACGCCTTGTGGCAAGCACATCAAGCCCTAGGGGTTGAATGCATTACCTTGCTTGGGCGCATGGGCGGCAGTGCCGTTACGTCGGCAAGCTGTAATGCGTTATTGCGTTGTAATCTAGGCGAGTATTACTGA